The Hevea brasiliensis isolate MT/VB/25A 57/8 chromosome 1, ASM3005281v1, whole genome shotgun sequence DNA segment ctattaAGCAGTAAAGTGGATTAAAAGTTGTTCATTAACAAGGTAAAATAAAAACTTCCAGACATTAATTAACTAGCAATTATCACCATGCTCCCTCCTAGGCTCTCGGCGTTGCTTAAACATTCTTCCAGGGTCCTGATTAGGCTGAGAAGAAAGCTATCTACAAAATCAGAATATTTGCATAATATGTAGACATGTATTAGTTAGCTCTAGAAATTCAACATGTTGGCATAAGGGGTCAGACTTTGGGTTAAATTTTGAAGCCAGGGACTGTTCAACCATGAGTTACTGTCTAGATTCCAGTCCATGCTCAATTTGGGAACTTCCAGCTCTGGTATCTTGTTATTTCCCAACGGTAATTGTAGTGAAGGCCCCTTAATCCCCTTTGGCTTTTCATCTCcagtattattattatcatcactTTTACCATCTTTTGCCATTACCAAATCTTCTACCTCTTTCTTGAAAACCACATGGTGCATACATATTGGAGCCACTGATTCTTCTTGTTGGCTGCAAAAGGACATGTTGTCCAATGAGGAAATTGGGGATGATGATGGAGATGCATGAATTATCTTCATTTCTTCCTCCATTGCAGCCCTTTGTTCCAGCACTTTCAAGGAAGTTGCCTTCCTATATATCTTACACAAGACTATGTCCTGCATTAAATATCAGAAAAATATATTAGCACGTACCAAGTTTTtccctaataaaaaaaaaaaaaaagttgacttATTGGAAGTCTATTGACCCCATTGATACTTAATAGGGTCCAATCTAGATCACTTTCAGGTATGAAATTAATGGTTCTAGGTCGCCTTTTTTATTTTGGTATGTTCCTGGAAGGGGAAGGAGAGTGAACCTGCAAACATCATGGTTTGCTGCAATAAGCAACGTCTTTTTAAGCATATATTTCTCCTTTCCTCCTCAAGTTGAGAAGTAATGAATATCAGAAAATAACTGAAATAAAGTTCACTCTGACACTTTCTTTATCAAACgaggaaaaaaaaatctccaCTGAAGATTTAGTAATGAAAGGTAACGTTAATATGGTACTACCTTAGGCAAGGGGCATGAATCAGGCAAGCGATATTCATTCATGACCCAATCAGTCTTGCTGCCCCTTGGTGCTCTTCCCTTATAGAAAACAAGAGTCTTTCTCAATCCAATAATCCTCTTGGGGTCTGATAAGCTCACAATTTTCCTGTCAGAACCAGTGGCTTTCCAGAATCCATTCACTGTAGTTCTATTTGGCCTCCCTCCACTACCATGCCTTCTGTCTCTTGGCACGAAAAAGTACCACTCCCTCTCTCCATTCTTAGCCATTCCTGAGTGTATCAATACATAAAACAACATGAATTACATCAACACCAACACAAAACCGTTTTGCAACACCAACTAAAATGAGGAAAAATTTGTACCAGGCAATTCCCAAGGATCATGATGATAGATGTTAAGGTATCCAATAATATCGAAACGCAATTTTTTGCCAAAAACCATGTTTTTGAGGTAGAAATCCAGGAGCTCCTCTTCTGTGGGATGGAATCGGAATCCAGGAAGATCAAGTTCCTCCATATATGCTAGTTTAGAGTAGactagtgtgtgtgtgtgtgtgtgaaagcAAATACTATAATATGGTTGCTGCTATTTTGTTTATTGAGATTGTCAAGAAAATGAAAATGGTTACACATGCACTTGCATTTTGCACACGCTAATGCAAGGGATATTTATAGGGAGAGTTCAAGATTATGTGTTGGTGGTGATCTTTGTATGTGTTGGGTTGATAAAGAAAGTTACTAAAAGAAGACTTGGTCACAGAGAGATGTGTGGAGCTGCTGCTAGAACATCAACAAAAAATGGTGGAACCCACACGGTTTTCATCATAAAGTCACAAAAGACTAATTTGTGAGATGGACGCTGACAGGCCCCCCTTCGTGTCATTGCTTGACCTGTTTTTCTATTGATTTTGGACTTTTACTTGGAAATTTACAGGCACTGAAAGATTTTTCCAACTAAAAATTGTGATTTTGCTTCAGCTCTAtcaaataatttgatttttgaacagaaagaaggaaaaaaaataaaaaagaaaaacccaTTTTAGAGTTTCAAATTTTCAAACAGCCCATGTGGTCAGCTGGTCTTTTTTTGTTTTCGTCTTTTAGTCTGCTAATAACAGCAAATTGAATTGGTCATATTTAAACTGGTAAATTTGCAGCTTATTATTCTTGGAATCCAGCATTGAAAATTTTGTAGCAGCAGCTTCCATTTATTTGCTGAATTCAACATCCTTTACCATTAGGAGATTCTTGGTATTTGTTGAATTTCTGCTCAATATAGTTTCATACATGTACCATAATACCATGAACATTTAAGGTGTGCTCAGGAACATCTACTTCATTAACTTCATAATTTTTCGCATTAAAATATagagtttaaattaattaaaatgtctgcctcaaaaaaattaattaaaatgtccCATCAACAACCACCAGCTTTTAATTCATGTCTAAACTACAAGTGAATACCACAAAATACTTTATTTTAATACCATTATTACCCCCACAAAAATCTAATAGATTACTTTCATTCTATAGCCTAAACCTTTTAAgggaattataattaaataatcaatTAGCTTTAAGTAATAATATTTTAAAGAGTGTAAAATGTTAAATAAGTATTCTGGATTGACGGTAATTGGCAAACATCATGATCGAAATGGAGTCATGATCATTCACAATTCTATTTCTTCAACTATAGctcttaaataataaataaataattttagtcAGAATCATTACATATTGCACAAGAAATCACAAATTGAAATTTGTGTAGTTAAAACTTAACATGCAAGGACGCTACTCCATCAGTCTGCCAGATTAGTCATTCAAAGGAtggacactttttttttttttttactttaatttgaAACAATGATATTTCAatagtttaaaatttttatgcataaaataaatatttaattacaaattatTAAACCAatgattattatttattttatgtataatagaagtatttcaaattaaaatcatttgttttttatttttttattcaattgaatttaattaaaattcaaatttaatatcGAGCAGTTTTACAAAGTACTCCAAcactattaaataaaatattaatatttatttttctttattctcacttaaatttattaaaaaattatttcaaaaattaatatGTTTGATAGTATACTCACTCCAGTATAGATCCACATTCAATTTTGGAAACGTATTAGGAAAGAAAAAAGATGTTTTCCATTTTTTTTATCCAGTATAAATATAactagtttaattattttatcatGCTCTGGTTAAGAATAAAttcaaaatcttataattttagagatatttttaatataattgcaTCAAAATctgtttttaaataataatatatttattaaaaatttagaaaaaacttAACAAAATAGGTCCGAGTTAACTCGATCATCTAGACCTAAGATCTATAATATTAGGTGGAAAAACTTGAAAAACATCATCAATTAATAGCGCCATTGAGGCTCGTTCCTGAAGATACATAAAGGCCGAGGCAACAATATTATCAGGAGAACGGTATCTTATCAAAATTTATTAACATTAAATTATTAATACAAATTTATTAATAtagttttaaattctattttctataaattaaaaattactcttaaataataaaaaaataaaaataaaaaatttttaaaaaaatagtgaGAGATATCGTGTTTATGTATATATCGTGTATTTTGCATTTATGTGTATCTATTAGACCTAAATGAGGAGAGAGCGAGAGATAATAACTATTAGTAATAGATGGAATTGAAGAGAAATTAACGTATTATGAAACTCAAATAGAAATACATTTCATGTATTAGAGAAAATTTTCTGCAATATTTTTATTGACAACAATTTCTCTcccaaaatacataaaatttgaggtatttataaatattaatcttCTAAACCTAATAGGAATATAAAACTACTAAATAGGAACTTCAGATAAATTAAAATACAATAGGAAGATCTAAATAAAACTGGAAGAAATCTAAATCTTTGATAAGGTAGGAAATTATTAATAAGTCCTAAATAGAGTAGAAGAAttcctaattaattttaatctaaTCTCTACAACTGCTTGAAGTCTTCACATCATGTCCTAAGTGAATTAGGACTATTAGacataaaaattaactaaaaaaagcTTTGTTGCCTTTTGTCTAGAGAATCTCACAGCTGGGTGTGGGAAATCTCACATCTGGTTGTGGGATTTGCTGTTTCAAAAATCAACTTTGTCCAAACTTAATAAAAATTGTTATTTTTCCCCTCTTTTCACACCAATATGCTTCAATTGTTGCTTGATATACTTCTTCACTCAAAAATGTCCCGCATCATACTCCCCcacttataataataataatataaaaaaaaagctcGTCCTCAAGTTGAAATAACTTGCAACAATCCAAAAGCATAGCCAAAACAACTCCAACACCATTCTCCCCCACTTAGAATAAATCCTCCCTCAAAATTTGAAGCAAAAGAGAATGAGAATCTTCATTAGAGATGTGCCCCATATAACTTTCAAGGATAGAATCAATAAGATTGACATGAACAAAGTGGAATTGAGGATCTTCATAGTTTTCTTTGTGTCTATGAGAATACCTGGACAatagaatcaataaaaaccattgaAATTAAAGAGTTAGATAAATCTTCAACTTTCATCAACTTGAAGATTTGAGTGTCTTTGATCTCCACTATTATATCCATTGATTGTTTTTCCTCAATTACCATTTAAATTTCCATGGCATGATCTTCGTTGTTCCATAGAACATATTCTTCAAGGTCTTCATCTTCAACCATAGCAAAAGGAAATTCAATCAAAGTTTCATATTTCAAATCTTCAAATTTAGGCTCATCCACTTCAAGTTGTATTATTAAATCTTGAAACTCCTTTTGTTCTTCACTTTCTTGTTCCACAACTAAGAAAGGCTTTGGTTGGACATCCTCGTGGCAAAGTTTTTGGTTGGAATAAAATTTGCTCTTAATCTAGAGGCAAAAATTCTTATTTCAACAAATACTTCATTATAAACTGTGTACGAACTGGCTCTTTAACTTCTCGTTTCCTTTTAGATTGTAGCCATTCCTACCAAGCAAAAGCACCACTTTTGAACCGGCATGCGACTAATTTAACTCGCCTTTCCGGTGTTATCTCCATGCAATCAAAGAACCTCTCCACATCCACTATCCCATCCAAGAATTCCTCAATATTCAAATTCCCATTAAAGTTGGGAATATCAACTTTCAATCAGAACTATTTGCTTCCCCTCTCATCATATCTACAAACACCTCTCCTCCCATAATCACCTTGCTGCCAATGCCTAGGATAATCATGGGGATCATAGACGTCCTCCTCTTTGAGTTTTCATCACAGACATATTGCCTATGAGCAGTAATTGGTCGGTAAATAAGGTCACCACAAGCTGTACCAACTCTTGGCCTTCTATTTCCCACCCAATCCCTATTTGCATTGATTTCTAAAGCACCAATATGGCCCATAATTTCTTCAAGACATCTTTTTATACATCTAAATCTGTGGTCCACCCGTTATTCTAGGTGTTGTTCCAAACGTTACTCTAAAAATTGCAACGCGTTGTCCTTTTCATGGGCTCTAGCTCCCCGATCATCGTCGCGAGAACCATTGTTATCATCACCTCCATCAAGGTTAGCCATCTTGATTGGGATGATTTTCCCTGCTTTGATACCACATGATACAATGTGAAGCTCAAATAGAAATACACTCCATGCAcaaaagtgaaaataaagaaaattttgtATAGTATTTTTATTGATAACAATCTCTCTCCTAGAATACATAAAATCTGAGGTATTTATAGATATTAATCTCTTAAACCTAATAATAATATGAAACTATTAAATAGGAACTTTAGATAAACTAAAAtacaataagaaatcctaaataaaatTGGAAGAAATTTAGATCCTAAATATGGTAGGAAATCATTAATAATTCCCAAATAGAGTAGCAGACTTCCTAACTAATTCTAATCTAATCTCTACAGTTGTTAGAAGTCTTCATACAACGTCCTTGGTGAATAACTATTGGacataaaaattaactaaaaaaaaaaaaactttgccaCATTTTGTCTAGAGAATCTCACAGTTGGGTGTATGAAATCTCATACGTGGGTGTGGGATTTACTATTCCAAAAATCAACTTTGTTCATACTTGATAAAAATtgctatttttttccttttttatacTAGCATGCTTCCATTGTTGCTGGACTTACTTATTCACTCGAAAATGCCTTGCATCAGAAATTGATTATGCAAAGTGATAGCCAAACAAAGCATGAAGCAATTCTTTTCTTGAAGTCATTTTATTAAGCTTGGACTAGATCAACCAGTTGAACAAGTGAATCAATATTTCAATCTAGTTCAAATTTGTAATCTGGCTAAATAAAGAAGTGATGTGATACAGTCGATTGGACCAATGAACCAATATGACCTGGCTGATCTAACCAATcaataaaatcataattttttaaacATTGACAAAGAAAATTGAATCTAAAACCTCATAAAATGTCTACAAAATCACAATATTGATCTAACTTGATAaatgtatattttttattttaaatcaaatatctcttttttcataataatataataaattttataaaatgatatgtttataaatttttaatacataattaattttcataaatactAAAAAGGTTGTTATACATTTATAGAACTTTTTTATGTATTACTcttaaatattgaaaaaaataattaatgataacatcatttaaaattgaatatttttaaataaaatttaaaataccaataaaataaaatatgtgaaATATAaccaaataaatattaaaattttgatttaatatttatttatttacattaataggtgttatatttaattaattaatttttaatgatctACTGATTGAATCAATGATCCATTATTCTGATTCTTCCATCATCAATTTCTAAATCGGGTTTCATAATACTACTTAATATTAGTAAAATTTATTTTGCAATAAATCACacactagaaaaaaaaaataagcgAATTTGCAACCGACTTTTGCAACTAATTATTATCCATAATAGCAGTGAATTTTGTAATCGATTTgtgatttcattttattttttgaataaaattgTATGGAGTAATATTTCAGCAACCGATTCAAGATTTGTTGCTAAATTCAATGctattaataacaaaaatattATTAGCTACTAAATCGGTTGTAAATCaacattataaaaatatttgaatatatgATTTTTAAATCGGGTGAGAAATTGGTTTTTACTATTTGTAACTGATTTGTAAAATCAGTTTCTAATAGTAACTGACATGAAAATTGATTACTAAATTTAGCAATTGATTTTGAATCAATTGCTAAATTGTAAAGTTTTTTTTTGTAATTGACGTCGGTTGCTAATTTGTAAAGAGAAAATTTCCATCAATTATTTTAAGAGCCCACTTTTTTGTTTTAATTAGCAACcgatttacaaattaattactaaaataaattaacaatCAATTTTACTAGTTGCTAAATTTTAGAGTCTTTTTTAATTTGCATTAAATTTAGCAATCAATGTACGAATCAATTACTAAATTTAGCAATTGATTTAGGAAACTATTGCTAATTTAGCAATCAATTTGTAAATTGATTGCTAATTTATGGAGGAAGAAAGCTCtcccttttttaaaaaattagaatcGGTTGCAATCAATTGCTAATTCATGTTTATAAATTCctactcattttctttcctcacatctctttctttctttcttttttctctcatttctctttttctattcttttccctcattttctattttgttcatttattttttttattaatatatttttttttcttttttctcattgtgttctttatttttttctctctcattttcttcttaTGTTCTTCTCgttattttcttcttcatctttttcattttcatctttttaatttctttaattttactatttattaataaagtactaagttatttgattaataatgtatttataattttttttgtttgccataaaatataaatttttatgtaaatttattttttgtaAGCAATTTATTTTCAGtagtaatttttattaatattttagtaattttttataatatatttatgataatatttttgtaattcatcttataaatacatttttatttttttagtaatttgttaGTAATAATTCTGTTAGTAATATTTATTATACTACATTTATTATATTGCTTtggtcattaattttaattagtaatttgttttataatatttttatattaatttttcaatattaatttttcattaataatttattattttaataatttttattacaatttatttatgtGACTTTTTTAtttgtcatttttatttgtaattttatttttttatataatttttttaaatagcaAAATCCATTGCTAACAGCTGCAAAGAGCAACGTATATAAAAACCGATTGCCACGTTGCTTAATTAAAGACCAGCAATGGATTGTCATTGCAAAATCAATTATTAGTAACAATggatttttcttaaataatttatttattttttaaaattaattaatttagtaatCAAAATCGTTGTCGATTAATATTTACAATCGAATATTTTTTTACTAATCTAATATTAATAACAATGAAAATTTCAATATGTTGCAAAGTATATTAGCGACAAGACTCATTGCTAATCCCATTTTTTTTTAGTGACATATTAACCCTTGTTTGCTTGTGCAAATTGGCAATATGTACTGTATTGCCATGGGAAGCTAGTCTCCACGACTTTAAGACGTCGTGTTTGAAAGTTGCTTATATCTTTTCCTTTTTGTCATAATAAGATGAGATGAATCTTCATTACCACCAAATAATGAAGATTTTGTTTCTATGTAGTagtttttttctattttaaaaaaaaataaaaatataataaaattatagaaATGTGAATATAATGACTTTCTGTATTATAAAATAGGCACTGACATGGCCCTTAAAGTCTTTTTCTTTCCTAATTCTGTATAGAATTTTTTAATATCAAAATGTAATATGtcctaaaaaaaataatttagccCTCAAATAAAACATTAAGTAATAAATTTAGTCTGTCCATGCTAAAATTATTATGGTTGTCTTTCaaactataaaaaataatttacatatataattaaaatataattcttTAACACGacaaaaaaaaattgcataatgataatgatataaaaaaataaaatagaaaaattgagcaatcaaaattaaaatactcattcttttatattattttgaacttttatatattaataaaaaaaattgcatttttttatctttattataTATGCATAttagatttattttaataaattcacctcatttttaatttttgaagttTATTATTGTCGATGAATGAATTTTAATTtggtccctccacaattaaaaagtCTAACTCTTCCATTGATCAGAGTATTAATCCTAGTGACTTCCAATGATAATAATGGAAAGTAATGATGTTCATAACATTATCTTAAGGTTGTTAGTGTGAACAATCTATTTAATAGAATTAATAAATTCTGTACCTTTCTGTATCACAGAAATGGTTTGGCCTCGCTATAAAGAATGTTGCTTGCAATTTTCTATTACCCATTTACGttctgttattattattattattattttttcaagtCTTTCGTTTGCCTAGTTTGATTCTTATCTATCTATAATACATATATAAAATTATGAATGAAGAGATAAACTTCTAAAtggaatatatatacatatatataggaatatatatatatatatataatttttatattgtttatgattataatatttttcattatttaaattaattttaaaatatttattgtaGATTTCAGAccaattttattctttttcttgtatttttatatttttatttatttta contains these protein-coding regions:
- the LOC110641664 gene encoding NAC domain-containing protein 6, producing MEELDLPGFRFHPTEEELLDFYLKNMVFGKKLRFDIIGYLNIYHHDPWELPGMAKNGEREWYFFVPRDRRHGSGGRPNRTTVNGFWKATGSDRKIVSLSDPKRIIGLRKTLVFYKGRAPRGSKTDWVMNEYRLPDSCPLPKDIVLCKIYRKATSLKVLEQRAAMEEEMKIIHASPSSSPISSLDNMSFCSQQEESVAPICMHHVVFKKEVEDLVMAKDGKSDDNNNTGDEKPKGIKGPSLQLPLGNNKIPELEVPKLSMDWNLDSNSWLNSPWLQNLTQSLTPYANMLNF